Proteins from a single region of Chloroflexota bacterium:
- a CDS encoding NIPSNAP family protein, with protein sequence MIHELRIYTIRPGIMAEYLKIVEEIGMAIRKNDYGTLVGAWSTEFGALNEYYHLWSYRDPNERARLRAGLQKAPGWHDKYLAATRGMVVAQRNTILTPDEEVGVRSVESTGNTYEFRTYGSPPGQLNGWLSTFKRSLPRRETHSKLVALWTAEVGGLNAASHLWVYNSLAHRAEVRASMAKDTKLAELRGNGVQSLSTQASVILNPAPFSPLR encoded by the coding sequence GTGATCCACGAGCTACGGATCTACACCATCCGGCCCGGCATCATGGCCGAGTACCTGAAGATCGTCGAAGAGATCGGCATGGCGATCCGGAAGAACGACTACGGCACGCTGGTGGGGGCGTGGTCAACCGAGTTCGGTGCGCTCAACGAGTACTACCACCTGTGGAGCTATCGCGATCCGAACGAGCGGGCGCGGCTGCGGGCGGGCCTTCAGAAGGCTCCGGGCTGGCACGACAAGTACCTTGCGGCGACGCGCGGCATGGTGGTGGCGCAGCGCAACACGATCCTGACGCCTGACGAGGAGGTCGGGGTGCGGTCCGTCGAGTCGACGGGCAACACGTACGAGTTCCGCACCTACGGCTCGCCGCCAGGGCAGTTGAACGGCTGGCTCTCGACGTTCAAGCGGTCGTTGCCGCGGCGCGAGACCCACTCGAAGCTGGTGGCGCTGTGGACGGCCGAGGTCGGTGGGCTGAACGCGGCCTCGCACCTGTGGGTGTACAACAGCCTGGCGCACCGCGCCGAGGTCCGCGCCTCGATGGCGAAGGACACCAAGCTGGCCGAGCTGCGCGGCAACGGGGTGCAGTCGCTGAGCACGCAGGCGTCGGTGATCCTGAACCCGGCGCCGTTCTCGCCGCTGCGGTAA
- a CDS encoding RraA family protein: MAEGLTVNPHPTAIPDDWIAAYQQFRTALLGHVTDDGFVDEKIRLLARAPSEPVRVVGTAVTARLPDGDLEALVPAVDLLQPGDVLVVDHGGRESLACWGELTSLAARARGCVGVVVDGAIANLAEIAEHGLPTFARAVAARGGRTLGQGGSVNVPVQCGGVSVHPGDLVVADDDGVVVLPPRLMVEVAALAAPLYQRGPLARAWLERGGTLGEIAGLDGPGIQRLLTSRGQG; this comes from the coding sequence ATGGCAGAGGGACTGACGGTCAACCCACATCCGACGGCGATTCCGGACGACTGGATCGCGGCGTATCAGCAGTTCCGGACGGCGCTGCTGGGACACGTGACGGATGACGGGTTTGTGGACGAGAAGATCAGGCTGCTGGCGCGAGCGCCGTCGGAGCCGGTCCGGGTGGTCGGCACGGCGGTGACGGCCAGGCTGCCGGACGGCGACCTGGAAGCGCTGGTACCGGCCGTCGATCTGCTCCAGCCCGGCGACGTGCTGGTGGTCGATCATGGCGGGCGCGAGTCGCTGGCCTGCTGGGGTGAGCTGACCTCGCTGGCGGCCAGGGCGCGCGGGTGCGTGGGTGTCGTGGTGGACGGGGCTATCGCCAACCTGGCCGAGATCGCCGAGCATGGCCTGCCGACGTTTGCGCGGGCGGTGGCGGCACGGGGAGGAAGGACGCTCGGGCAGGGCGGCAGCGTGAACGTGCCGGTCCAGTGTGGCGGCGTCTCGGTCCATCCCGGCGACCTCGTGGTGGCGGACGACGACGGGGTCGTGGTGCTGCCGCCACGCTTGATGGTGGAGGTGGCCGCGCTGGCCGCGCCGCTGTACCAGCGGGGGCCGCTGGCGCGGGCGTGGTTGGAGCGTGGCGGAACGCTCGGGGAGATCGCCGGCCTCGACGGGCCAGGGATCCAGCGTCTCCTGACATCGCGCGGCCAGGGCTGA
- a CDS encoding mandelate racemase/muconate lactonizing enzyme family protein → MARITDVWAVIPKGTNEPRDWRTAMAQILVVVESDDGRRGFGVGGGGVAGVHVIDTILREVVVGQDPRDVTAIWDRMFHATHHFGRKGLPVMALSGIDLAIWDLLGKQENQPVYQLLGGLRHERVPAYASLGPTVGTAIQDGFTHVKLHLPAVKHDIGEIVDLVRMGREQVGPDIPLYLDAGAKWDRQTSAQIAAAVEQYEIGWLEEPLLADDYIGHRQLGERTRIPIAGGEHEYTRWGYELLVETKALTVWQPDACWVGGMTTMREVFALGQANGIWVVPHRGSEVWGLHAILALADRPLAEGGRPWVTWVQGAPEIVKGIVAAPTAPGFGVTFDEALLVRPNRD, encoded by the coding sequence ATGGCCCGCATCACCGACGTCTGGGCCGTCATCCCGAAGGGCACGAACGAGCCGCGGGACTGGCGCACGGCGATGGCCCAGATCCTCGTGGTGGTCGAGAGCGACGACGGGCGGCGCGGCTTCGGCGTCGGTGGCGGCGGCGTGGCCGGCGTCCACGTCATCGACACCATCCTGCGCGAGGTCGTGGTCGGGCAGGATCCGCGCGATGTGACAGCCATCTGGGACCGAATGTTCCACGCCACCCACCATTTCGGCCGGAAGGGGCTGCCTGTCATGGCCCTGTCCGGCATCGACCTCGCGATCTGGGATCTGCTCGGCAAGCAGGAGAACCAGCCCGTCTACCAGTTGCTCGGCGGCCTGCGCCACGAGCGGGTGCCCGCCTACGCCTCGCTCGGCCCGACCGTTGGCACGGCGATTCAGGACGGCTTCACGCACGTCAAGCTGCACCTGCCGGCCGTCAAGCACGACATCGGGGAGATCGTCGATCTCGTGCGAATGGGGCGCGAACAGGTCGGCCCGGACATCCCCCTCTACCTGGATGCTGGCGCGAAGTGGGACCGCCAGACCAGCGCCCAGATCGCCGCGGCCGTCGAGCAGTACGAGATCGGCTGGCTGGAGGAGCCGCTGCTCGCGGATGACTACATCGGGCACCGCCAGCTTGGCGAGCGTACCCGCATCCCCATTGCCGGTGGCGAGCACGAGTACACTCGCTGGGGCTACGAACTCCTGGTCGAGACGAAGGCGCTGACCGTCTGGCAGCCGGATGCCTGCTGGGTCGGCGGGATGACCACCATGCGCGAGGTCTTTGCGCTGGGGCAGGCCAACGGGATCTGGGTCGTCCCGCACCGTGGCAGCGAGGTCTGGGGCCTGCACGCCATCCTGGCGCTGGCCGACCGCCCCCTGGCCGAGGGTGGCCGTCCCTGGGTCACCTGGGTCCAGGGCGCGCCCGAGATCGTGAAGGGCATCGTCGCCGCGCCGACCGCGCCCGGCTTCGGCGTCACCTTCGACGAGGCCCTGCTGGTCCGCCCCAATCGAGACTGA
- a CDS encoding ROK family transcriptional regulator, whose amino-acid sequence MRFTVRGGNAPLLKRQNRAAVLRAIVGFGPISRRALRDRTGLTASTITNIVAELIGAGQVQELGEIEPVAGASRAGRREVLIDLTADSGIVVGAYIGVNETNISVGGPRAEILHRLNLPTLSERGPADLIRRLVDGVEALLDQTGTDRGRLIGFGLGAVGIVDPEGGVLRDAPELGWRDVPLRAMLQEAVDLPIVLDSGRRGMALAEMMFGLGQHVRDFAHVHIASTIVAGLVLDQRLHRGATGTAGSLGHTTVAGERQPCGCGKIGCLDTIASEVAMERRAAEVAAVRPDGLLARELAARTEPVGRFALYRAARAGDADALAIIVEAGRYLGRAIANVLSVIDVRLVVLSGDVARDFPPFVDAVRAAIEVHTFRVDEVTVEVVASPFGGDMRVKGSLALALYDLLYAPTLTLQPAVEETAS is encoded by the coding sequence ATGCGCTTCACCGTTCGCGGCGGCAACGCTCCCCTCCTCAAGCGCCAGAATCGGGCGGCGGTCCTCCGCGCCATCGTCGGCTTCGGCCCGATCTCCCGCCGCGCCCTGCGGGACCGCACCGGCCTGACCGCGTCGACTATCACGAATATCGTGGCGGAGCTGATCGGCGCGGGGCAGGTGCAGGAGCTTGGCGAGATCGAGCCGGTCGCGGGCGCCAGCCGGGCCGGCCGCCGCGAGGTGCTGATCGACCTGACGGCCGACAGCGGCATCGTCGTCGGGGCGTACATCGGCGTCAACGAGACCAACATCTCGGTGGGCGGCCCCCGCGCGGAGATCCTTCATCGGCTGAACCTGCCGACCCTGTCCGAGCGCGGCCCCGCCGACCTGATCCGACGGCTTGTGGACGGCGTCGAGGCGCTGCTCGATCAGACCGGCACCGATCGCGGCCGGTTGATCGGCTTCGGGCTGGGGGCCGTAGGGATCGTCGATCCGGAGGGCGGCGTCCTGCGCGATGCGCCCGAGCTTGGCTGGCGGGACGTCCCGCTCCGCGCGATGCTCCAGGAGGCCGTCGACCTGCCGATTGTGCTGGACAGCGGCCGGCGCGGCATGGCCCTGGCCGAGATGATGTTCGGACTCGGGCAGCACGTCCGCGACTTCGCCCACGTCCACATCGCCAGCACCATCGTGGCCGGCCTGGTGCTCGATCAGCGGCTGCATCGCGGCGCAACGGGGACGGCTGGCTCGCTGGGCCACACGACGGTGGCCGGCGAGCGCCAGCCCTGCGGCTGTGGCAAGATCGGCTGTCTGGACACCATCGCCAGCGAGGTCGCGATGGAGCGCCGGGCGGCCGAGGTCGCGGCGGTCCGTCCGGACGGCCTGCTGGCCCGTGAGCTGGCGGCCCGCACCGAGCCGGTCGGGCGATTCGCGCTCTACCGCGCCGCCAGGGCCGGCGACGCGGATGCCCTGGCGATCATCGTGGAGGCCGGCCGCTACCTGGGACGGGCCATCGCCAACGTCTTGAGCGTGATCGACGTGCGGCTGGTGGTGCTCTCCGGCGACGTGGCCCGCGATTTCCCGCCGTTCGTGGATGCCGTCCGCGCGGCCATCGAGGTGCACACCTTCCGCGTGGACGAGGTGACCGTCGAGGTGGTCGCGTCGCCGTTCGGCGGCGATATGCGCGTCAAGGGCAGCCTTGCGCTGGCCCTCTACGATCTCCTGTACGCCCCGACGCTCACGCTCCAGCCGGCGGTCGAAGAGACCGCGAGCTAG